Proteins encoded within one genomic window of uncultured Sphingopyxis sp.:
- the gap gene encoding type I glyceraldehyde-3-phosphate dehydrogenase produces the protein MAVKVAINGFGRIGRLVARAILERPDCGLELIAINDLGDAKSNALLFKRDSVHGPFPGDVSADGDFLVVDGKRIRVSAERDPANLPHAELGVDIALECTGFFADRDSASKHLTAGAKRVLISAPAKGADLTVVYGVNHDKLTAEHVVVSNASCTTNCLAPVAKVLNDTLGIERGLMTTIHAYTNDQKILDQIHPDKRRARAAAMSIIPTTTGAARAVGEVLPELKGKLDGSSVRVPTPNVSLVDLTFNPKRDTSVEEVNKILKDASEGALKGVLAYSDEPLVSIDYNHCPASSTIDSLETSVLEGKLVRVVSWYDNEWGFSNRMVDTAGAIAKLL, from the coding sequence ATGGCAGTGAAAGTCGCAATCAACGGTTTCGGACGCATCGGCCGCCTCGTGGCGCGCGCCATCCTCGAACGCCCCGACTGCGGGCTCGAACTCATCGCGATCAACGACCTGGGCGATGCCAAGTCGAACGCGCTGCTGTTCAAGCGCGACAGCGTCCATGGACCGTTCCCGGGCGATGTCAGCGCCGACGGCGATTTTCTGGTCGTCGACGGGAAGCGCATTCGCGTCAGCGCCGAGCGTGATCCGGCGAACCTGCCGCACGCCGAACTGGGCGTCGACATCGCGCTTGAATGCACCGGTTTTTTCGCCGATCGCGACAGCGCGTCGAAGCATCTGACCGCGGGCGCCAAGCGCGTGCTGATCTCCGCCCCTGCCAAGGGAGCCGACCTGACCGTCGTGTACGGCGTCAATCACGACAAGCTGACCGCTGAGCATGTCGTCGTCTCGAACGCCAGTTGCACGACCAACTGCCTCGCGCCGGTCGCCAAGGTGCTCAACGACACGCTGGGCATCGAGCGCGGGCTGATGACGACGATCCACGCTTACACCAACGACCAGAAGATACTGGACCAGATCCACCCCGACAAGCGCCGCGCGCGTGCGGCGGCGATGTCGATCATCCCGACGACGACCGGCGCCGCGCGTGCGGTCGGCGAGGTGCTGCCCGAACTCAAGGGCAAGCTCGACGGCTCGTCGGTCCGCGTGCCTACGCCGAACGTCAGCCTCGTCGACCTGACCTTCAACCCGAAGCGCGACACGAGCGTCGAGGAAGTGAACAAGATTCTGAAGGACGCATCGGAAGGCGCATTGAAGGGCGTTCTCGCCTATTCGGACGAACCGCTCGTTTCGATCGATTATAACCACTGCCCGGCGAGCTCGACGATCGATAGCCTCGAAACTTCGGTGCTCGAAGGCAAGCTCGTCCGCGTCGTCAGCTGGTATGACAATGAATGGGGTTTCTCGAACCGCATGGTCGATACCGCGGGCGCGATCGCCAAGCTGCTGTAG
- the tkt gene encoding transketolase, whose amino-acid sequence MTYPEGHLAERQLANAIRALAMDAVQAANSGHPGMPMGMADVATVLYSDYLKFDPSDPKWADRDRFVLSAGHGSMLAYATLHLAGYARPTIDDIRNFRQLSSPCAGHPENFELEGVETTTGPLGQGLATAVGMAIAERHLNAIYGDDLVDHRTWVIAGDGCLMEGINHEAIGLAGHLGLGRLTVLWDDNKITIDGSTDLSTSEDVKARYAATGWHVESCDGHDSADIRRAIDAALADPRPSLIACRTIIGFGAPNKQGTSATHGAPLGADEIAAARGELGWTAEPFVIPGDIASAWAAFGEKGKKLHAEWNDRLANSDKKTDFEARLSGKVIPGDAFKAYLDGLVAEPPKVATRKASENALSALTADIASLVGGSADLTGSNNTKTSSTKPLTKDDYSGRYIYYGIREFGMAAAMNGMALHGGVVPYGGTFLVFADYCRAAIRLSALQRQRTVYVMTHDSIGLGEDGPTHQPIEHLQSLRAMPNLLVMRPADAVETAECWALALAQEDRPSLLALTRQNLPPLRHDVTENLCAKGGYRLRGASAGRKVVLVATGSEVSLALEVAEKIEAAGHGADVISMVSTELFDEQDAAYQADILPDDALIVSIEAGTTFGWTTIMSAESGTTFGWERYTGRHGLRFGIDSFGASAPIEDLFRHFGLTADAIAPQILARLND is encoded by the coding sequence ATGACATATCCCGAAGGTCATTTGGCCGAACGTCAACTCGCCAACGCGATCCGCGCGCTTGCGATGGACGCCGTACAGGCCGCGAACAGCGGCCATCCCGGGATGCCGATGGGCATGGCCGACGTCGCCACCGTGCTCTATTCGGACTATCTGAAGTTCGATCCGAGCGATCCGAAATGGGCCGATCGCGACCGATTCGTGCTGTCGGCGGGGCATGGCTCGATGCTCGCCTATGCGACGCTGCATCTGGCTGGCTATGCGCGGCCGACGATCGACGACATCCGCAATTTCCGCCAGCTGAGCAGCCCGTGCGCGGGGCATCCCGAGAATTTCGAGCTCGAAGGCGTCGAGACGACGACCGGGCCGCTGGGGCAGGGGCTCGCGACCGCGGTCGGCATGGCGATCGCCGAGCGGCATCTGAATGCCATCTATGGCGACGATCTCGTCGATCATCGCACCTGGGTGATCGCCGGCGACGGCTGCCTAATGGAAGGCATCAACCACGAAGCGATCGGTCTCGCCGGCCACCTCGGCCTTGGGCGCCTGACCGTGCTGTGGGACGACAACAAGATCACCATCGACGGCTCGACCGACCTGTCGACGAGCGAGGATGTGAAGGCGCGCTATGCCGCGACGGGCTGGCATGTCGAAAGCTGCGACGGCCATGATTCCGCCGACATTCGCCGCGCGATCGACGCCGCGCTCGCCGATCCGCGCCCATCGCTGATCGCGTGCCGCACGATCATCGGCTTCGGCGCGCCGAACAAGCAGGGGACGTCGGCAACCCACGGCGCCCCGCTCGGCGCCGACGAGATCGCGGCGGCACGCGGGGAACTCGGCTGGACCGCCGAGCCGTTCGTCATCCCGGGCGACATCGCATCGGCCTGGGCAGCATTTGGCGAGAAGGGCAAGAAACTTCACGCTGAATGGAATGATCGGCTCGCAAATAGCGATAAGAAAACCGATTTCGAAGCGCGTCTTAGCGGCAAGGTCATTCCGGGCGACGCCTTCAAGGCCTATCTCGACGGGCTCGTCGCCGAGCCGCCGAAGGTCGCGACGCGCAAGGCGTCGGAAAACGCGCTGAGCGCGCTCACCGCCGACATCGCGTCGCTGGTGGGCGGCAGCGCCGACCTCACTGGTTCGAACAACACCAAAACATCGTCGACCAAGCCGCTGACGAAGGACGATTATTCGGGCCGCTATATCTATTATGGCATCCGCGAGTTCGGCATGGCGGCGGCGATGAACGGCATGGCGCTGCATGGCGGCGTCGTGCCCTATGGCGGCACCTTCCTGGTGTTCGCCGATTATTGCCGCGCCGCGATTCGCCTGTCGGCGCTCCAGCGCCAGCGCACCGTCTATGTGATGACGCACGACAGCATCGGGCTCGGCGAGGACGGTCCGACGCACCAGCCGATCGAGCATCTCCAGTCGCTGCGCGCGATGCCCAACCTGCTCGTTATGCGCCCCGCCGACGCAGTCGAGACCGCCGAATGCTGGGCGCTCGCGCTGGCGCAGGAGGACCGGCCGTCGCTGCTCGCGCTGACCCGCCAGAACCTCCCGCCGCTGCGTCATGACGTCACCGAAAATCTTTGCGCCAAGGGCGGTTATCGCCTGCGCGGTGCGTCGGCGGGTCGCAAGGTCGTGCTCGTCGCAACGGGTTCCGAAGTGTCGCTCGCACTCGAAGTCGCCGAGAAGATCGAGGCCGCGGGCCATGGCGCCGACGTCATTTCGATGGTCTCGACCGAATTGTTCGACGAGCAGGATGCGGCGTATCAGGCCGATATTCTGCCCGACGATGCGCTGATCGTGTCGATCGAGGCGGGCACGACCTTCGGCTGGACCACGATAATGTCCGCCGAATCGGGCACGACCTTCGGCTGGGAACGCTATACCGGCCGTCACGGCCTGCGCTTCGGCATCGACAGCTTCGGCGCCTCGGCGCCGATTGAAGACCTATTCAGGCATTTCGGCCTTACCGCCGATGCTATCGCACCCCAGATCCTGGCACGGCTGAACGATTAA
- a CDS encoding cell division protein ZapA has translation MADVKLTIAGRPYDVHCADGQEAQLAQLAAVVDEKVRAMPGGTEVRQLLFAALMLADEMQEARGKVEKTEPQSDSLRAAVALAESREAQARDELKAAVAREQDAINALEAARQNAATAAPAANPSHDRALLQIADRIESLAAKVEQLP, from the coding sequence GTGGCTGACGTCAAGCTGACCATCGCGGGCCGTCCCTATGACGTCCACTGCGCCGACGGGCAGGAAGCGCAGCTGGCCCAGCTCGCCGCGGTCGTCGATGAAAAGGTCCGCGCGATGCCGGGCGGAACCGAGGTTCGCCAATTGCTGTTCGCGGCGCTCATGCTCGCCGACGAGATGCAGGAAGCCCGCGGCAAGGTCGAAAAGACCGAACCGCAGTCCGATTCGCTGCGCGCGGCGGTCGCGCTCGCCGAGAGCCGCGAAGCGCAGGCGCGCGACGAACTGAAAGCCGCCGTCGCGCGCGAGCAGGACGCGATCAACGCATTGGAGGCCGCGCGGCAAAATGCCGCGACCGCGGCGCCTGCCGCCAATCCGTCGCACGACCGGGCGCTGCTGCAGATTGCAGACCGGATCGAAAGCCTCGCCGCGAAAGTCGAGCAACTCCCTTGA
- a CDS encoding 5-formyltetrahydrofolate cyclo-ligase has protein sequence MTDLSADLIQQKRKLRERLRFRRRHFAANLDGMARLAAFRVLPEPLSALLADHGVIGAYVALGDEPDILPMFADLGEAGALALPHHAGRIAEMSFRRWRPGESLEKGPWGTQQPGDDAPLATPGLIFCPLVGFDRRGGRIGQGGGHYDRYFAAHPDALRIGIGWSVQEIDATPRESTDVALDAIWTEQEFILCGDRL, from the coding sequence ATGACCGACCTGTCCGCCGACCTCATCCAGCAGAAGCGGAAATTGCGCGAGCGGCTGCGCTTCCGGCGGCGGCATTTCGCCGCCAATCTCGACGGCATGGCGCGATTGGCCGCTTTCCGCGTGCTCCCCGAGCCGCTTTCCGCGCTTCTCGCCGATCATGGCGTCATCGGCGCCTATGTCGCATTGGGCGACGAGCCCGACATCCTGCCGATGTTCGCGGACCTCGGCGAAGCCGGCGCGCTTGCCCTGCCCCACCATGCCGGGCGGATCGCTGAAATGTCGTTCCGCCGCTGGCGTCCGGGCGAGTCGCTCGAAAAGGGCCCATGGGGCACGCAGCAGCCCGGCGACGATGCGCCGCTGGCGACGCCCGGCCTCATCTTCTGCCCGCTCGTCGGTTTCGACCGCCGCGGCGGCCGGATTGGTCAGGGCGGCGGCCATTACGACCGCTATTTCGCCGCGCACCCAGACGCGCTGCGCATCGGTATCGGCTGGTCGGTGCAGGAAATCGACGCTACGCCGCGCGAATCGACCGATGTCGCGCTCGACGCGATATGGACCGAGCAGGAATTTATCCTTTGCGGAGATCGTTTGTGA
- a CDS encoding DUF2842 domain-containing protein: MNQDSQDRFNGNPQPSWRKPAGMFLILALIAGWTAIVVSLSPWVGTWPVLVQAVFYLVAGILWIAPLKPLLRWMELGTWRR; encoded by the coding sequence GTGAATCAGGACAGCCAGGATCGGTTCAACGGCAATCCACAGCCCAGCTGGCGCAAGCCCGCGGGCATGTTCCTGATCCTCGCGCTGATCGCGGGCTGGACCGCGATCGTCGTCAGCCTTTCGCCCTGGGTCGGCACCTGGCCGGTGCTGGTGCAGGCGGTCTTCTATCTCGTGGCGGGGATCCTATGGATCGCGCCGCTGAAGCCGCTGCTGCGCTGGATGGAACTGGGGACTTGGCGCCGCTGA
- a CDS encoding AI-2E family transporter, translated as MKRLTRRKGVAEDRGSKDVHPPRVHPLHQIEIDDFRRDRLLAALALILGAAFCLGLPFALQAGAEFFLPLTAAIVIAIALVPLLEWLERRGLPSALAAFFALATFLAIINAALAIIVVPATGWFARIPESIPRIQSNLAPLIDFYSTLQRFVDRTLASVASGTEATAQAVAATAPTSVVDYFISSAPSAAIQLFFAVLVIFFFLAGWTRLRQGTIRRRGSFDGAMQTARVIQNVVDATADYLATITMINAILGLTVALLLWALGMPSPFMWGGIVSICNFVPYLGPIVAAVLLGLGGLMTFDAVGLALLPALIFIGVHLVEANLITPLVLGKRLTINPLLILVSLSFWGWVWGTPGALLAVPLLLILQTVLASTGTPDLAGFLFEHGTLTTTDEVRDRLNRTHDESDG; from the coding sequence ATGAAGCGGTTGACGAGGAGAAAAGGGGTGGCGGAGGACCGGGGCAGCAAGGATGTGCATCCGCCGCGCGTCCATCCGCTGCACCAGATCGAGATCGACGATTTCCGCCGCGACCGGCTTCTCGCCGCGCTGGCGCTGATCCTCGGCGCCGCCTTTTGCCTCGGTCTGCCCTTCGCCTTGCAGGCCGGCGCCGAATTCTTCCTGCCGCTCACCGCGGCCATCGTTATCGCGATCGCGCTCGTGCCGCTGCTCGAATGGCTCGAGCGTCGCGGGCTGCCATCGGCGCTCGCGGCGTTTTTCGCGCTCGCGACCTTTCTTGCGATCATCAACGCGGCGCTCGCGATCATCGTCGTGCCGGCGACGGGCTGGTTCGCGCGCATTCCCGAATCGATTCCGCGCATCCAGAGCAACCTCGCGCCGCTCATCGACTTTTATTCGACGCTGCAACGCTTCGTCGATCGCACGCTGGCCTCGGTCGCCAGCGGCACCGAGGCGACCGCGCAGGCGGTCGCCGCGACCGCGCCGACATCGGTCGTCGACTATTTCATCTCGTCGGCGCCCTCGGCGGCGATCCAGCTGTTTTTCGCGGTGCTCGTCATCTTCTTCTTCCTCGCGGGCTGGACCCGGCTGCGCCAAGGCACGATTCGCCGGCGCGGCAGCTTCGACGGCGCGATGCAGACCGCGCGCGTGATCCAGAATGTCGTCGATGCGACCGCTGACTATCTGGCGACGATCACGATGATCAACGCCATTCTCGGCCTCACCGTCGCGTTGCTGCTCTGGGCGCTGGGGATGCCGTCGCCTTTCATGTGGGGCGGGATCGTCAGCATCTGCAATTTCGTGCCCTATCTGGGGCCGATCGTCGCCGCGGTGCTGCTGGGGCTCGGCGGACTGATGACCTTCGACGCGGTCGGGCTCGCGCTGCTGCCCGCGCTGATCTTCATCGGCGTGCATCTGGTCGAGGCGAATCTGATCACGCCGCTCGTGCTCGGCAAGCGGCTGACGATCAATCCGCTGCTCATTCTTGTGTCATTGAGCTTCTGGGGATGGGTGTGGGGGACGCCGGGCGCGCTGCTCGCGGTTCCCTTGCTGCTGATTTTGCAGACGGTGCTTGCGTCGACGGGGACGCCAGATCTCGCGGGTTTCCTGTTCGAACATGGCACGCTGACCACCACCGACGAGGTGCGCGATCGATTAAATCGCACGCATGATGAAAGCGACGGTTGA